The genomic segment TATTTTTGAAAATTGCTGACGACCTCAGGCAAGGACACGCGCAAAAAGTCCTGCTCGTGAAATTTCGAGGTTTCGTCGATCGGACAGCGGGCCTCCGGCGCTGGCAGCCCTTCAAAGGAATCGGCGACAATCACCTTACGGTTCGTTATGCCATTTACTTTCAGAAAGCCGCGCATAAAAATGCAAGTTCCGCCGCGCCATACGCCAGTTTCAATGAAGTCGCCCTCGATGTTGTTGTTGACGACGGCATTCATAAGCTGATGCAGATGGTTCATGCGAATACGCCCGATCATACTATGGGCAATAAGGGGCCAATCGAGGCCTTGAAAGCGATTTTCCTTCGTAGCGCCAGGCTCATGCTCCAGCCAAATTTCAAATAATATTGCTTTTTTCAACATTTCCAAATACATCTCTTTTGGTGTATTATTGCTCATAATCACAGTCCTTTTCTTTTTTATGGTTAACGTATGAATATGAATCAAGTTTGAAGATGGCTTGTGTGTACGACTACTGATACGAAAAACTTATACATTGCCTGTAATTTGTAAATGATTGTGAAAAAGGAGAGAGACAAGCGATGCGTTCATCCAAAAGATTAGGCATTATGATTGGCGCCTGCTCCCTATTGATCACGATTTTGATGCTCGTTGGTATTGGCTATGCCATTAAGGACCAGCTGTTTCCCTCTGTATCCGTACAGCCGCAGGTTACGGCTTTGCCAGAGCAGACGGCTGAGAAAAATCAGCTTCGCATTGTCGCAATAGGCGATTCTCTGACCAAGGGAGTTGGCGATTCGGCAGGCGGTGGTTATGTCAAGCAGGTCGTAGACAGCTTGGCTGCTGATCCGGACAAGCAGGCGGAGCTCGTCAACAATTTGGGCATTAGCGGACTGCGCGCCGACCAGCTTGCGGAAAATTTAAAGACGGATAAAGGCATTGCTTATGCGCTGCAGCAGGCAAATGTCATTTTGCTGACGATTGGCGGCAATGACCTGTTTCAATCTCTGCAGGGCGCTCAGGATTCCAATGGAACTGCAGCAGCTGAACCAAACATGTCGCTGGCGCAGGTGGAGAAAGGGCTTGAGGAAGGCTTGAAGCGGCTCGATAATGTACTTTCGGAGCTGCACCGGATTAATCCGGAAGCCCGCGTCATTTATATTGGCCTCTATAATCCGTTTTTTGACGTGAAAGAGCTGCGGGATGGCAGCTTGGAGGTTCAGAAGTGGAACGAGAAAGCTTATGACATGCTTCATGAATACTCAAATATGACGATGGTACCGACATTCGATTTGTTTGAGGAACGGATTGGCAGCTACTTGTCATCAGACCATTTTCACCCGAATCATGAAGGTTACAAACAAATTGCGCAGCGGGTCGTGCAGGCGTTGTAGCAGAAGGAGGCGCTATGGAACAGTCGAATGCAGTGCTGCAAGTGACAAATTTAAGCAAAAAAATTCGCGGCAAGCAAATTATTCATGATGTCAGCTTTGAGGTGCGGGCGGGTGAAATTTTTGGTTTTCTTGGGCCCAATGGCTCTGGCAAAACGACGACGATTCGCATGCTGGTCGATCTTATTAAGCCAACCTCTGGACAAATCCGGATTTGCGGGCATGATGTCCAGAAGCAGCCGGAGCAGGCGCTCCGTCATATCGGGAGCATTGTCGAAAACCCTGAAATGTATGGCTATATGACGGGCTGGGACAATTTGCAGTATTTTGCCAATATGCTTGATGATGTGGATGAGGCCAGAATTAGCGAGGTCGTCGAAATCGTCAGCCTGACAGAGCGCATTCATGAAAAAGTCAAAACGTATTCGCTTGGCATGAAGCAGCGTTTAGGCATTGCCCAAGCTTTGCTCGGACGTCCGAAGCTGCTCATTCTTGATGAACCGACGAATGGGCTTGATCCGCTTGGGATCAAGGAGCTGAGGGCGTTTGTGCGGATGCTTGCCGGAGAAGGCATTAGCCTGTTCATATCGAGCCATTTGCTCAGTGAAATTCAATTGATGTGCGATCGAGTGGCCATTATTGACAAGGGCAGAGTGCTGGCCGTCGGTTCGGTGGACGAACTCGTTCAGCAGGCTGGAACATATGTATTATGGCAGCTGGAGCCTCGGGAGCAAGGCATTGCTTTGCTGCTGCAAGGCGGCAAGGCTGCAATCGTTTCGGAAGAGGAGCACCGGATTGATGAGAGCGTGCTTGCGAGCATGCCGGGTGCCGTCGTCACAACGATGCCGCTGGAGGATATTGCAGGGACCGTGAGCCGGCTGGTAGCGGAAGGCATAAGCGTTGAAGGGGTGCACAAAGCGGCTCCTACACTGGAAGAATTGTTTCTGAACATGACGGAGGGGAAAAGCCTTGCATAAATTACTGCTCCTTATTGAAAATGAAACCTTGAAAATGTGGAAAAAAAGAAGGTTTCTCGTCATTGTCCTAGTTCTCCTTGTTATTATTCCAATGTTCACGTATGCTCAGTTAACCGTAGCACAGAACAATAAAGACAAATTTGCCGACTGGCGCAACGAGGTGCTTCAGCAAATTACGGATATGCAAAACAGGCTGTCCAGCAATCGGATTCCTGAGGAATGGAAGAAGCAGCAGCGCATTGCGGTGCAGCAGCTCCAATATTATTTGGATCATGATGTTAATCCTAGCAGCCCGAATGGCGTTACTTTTACCCGGGAATTTATGAATAATGCGGTAGGGTTGTTTATTCCGCTGCTCGTATTGACCATTGGTTCTGATCTTGTATCTGGCGAGCGCGGCACCGGAACGATTAAAATGCTGCTCACCAAGCCGGTTCGCAGATGGAAGGTGCTGTTCAGCAAGCTCGCGGCGCTTACGCTTTATGTATCGCTGCTTGTCGGGGTGATGGTGCTGCTGTGTTATTTAATATCGGGCATGTTTTTCGGCTATGGAGGCTGGGGCTTGCCGATCTTTACCGGTTTTACGATCAACGGCAGCGAGGTCGACACGAGCTTTGTGCACATTGTTCCTCAGTGGCTGTACATGCTCATGCAGACGGGACTTGTATGGCTGTCCGCCATGACGGTAGCGATTCTCGCTTTGATGGTATCGGTTCTTGTCAGAAGCACGGCGGCAAGCATGGTAATCATGATGGCTTCTGTCATTGCCGGAACGATTCTTTCGAGCATGTCCTCCTCGTGGGAAAATGCCAAATATTTATTCGCCGTGAACCTCAATTTGCCGACATATTTGGAAGGTTCGCCGCCGCCGATTGAGGGCATGTCATTTTCTTTTTCCCTTATCGTGCTTGCGATTTGGGCGATTGCGGGGCTTATTGTCTCGTTCAGCGTCTTTACTAAACAGGACATCTTGAATTAAAATAGCTTGAAGATACGGTAACAATGTAACAAGTGCTGCAGATAAGGGGGGCGCATATGGCAGAGCATGCAGATGTTTTTACACAAGCACCGGCCGCGGATCGGAATTATGAGGCCGATGATATACAGATTCTTGAAGGCTTGACAGCCGTACGGAAACGTCCGGGAATGTATATAGGCTCTACGAGCAGCTCAGGGCTGCATCATCTCGTTTGGGAAATCGTCGACAATGCTGTCGATGAGCATTTGGCGAAATTTTGTTCCGCCATTGAGGTAACTTTGCACAAAAACGGCTCCATTACGGTCTATGACAATGGACGAGGCATTCCGACAGGGATGCATAAAAGCGGAATTCCAACGCCGCAAGTCGTATTTACGATCCTTCACGCTGGGGGAAAGTTCGGCGGCGGGGGATATAAAAAATCAGGCGGCCTGCACGGCGTCGGCGCTTCGGTAACGAATGCGCTATCCGAATGGCTGGAAGTGGAAATTTTCCGTGATGGAAAAATACATAAGCTTCGGTTTGAATATTGGGTAGATGCGGATGGCAAGGAGCATGTCGGCGAGCCGACAACGGGACTTGAAGTGACGGGAACGACGTCGCGGACAGGCACGAAGGTTACATTTAAGCCGGATGGACGCGTGTTTCAGACGGGAACTACGCTGAATTACGATACGCTGGCAGAACGGCTGCAGGAAATCGCTTTTCTCAACTCGGGGCTGAAAGTGACGATCAAGGATGATCGCAGCGGCAAGCTCGATGTGTTCCATTATGAAGGCGGAGCACGCCAGTTCGTCGAGTTTCTCAATGAGGACAAGTCGGTGCTGCATGACGTCATTCATTTTACTGGCGAGCGTGAGGATATTGAGGTTGAAGTGGCGCTTCAGTACAATGACGGCTACACGGAAACACTGGCTTCATTCGTTAATGCTATTCCTACACGGGGCGGCGGTACGCATGAAACGGGCTTCAAAACCGCATATACGCGCGTCATGAACGATTATGCCCGCAAAGCCGCGATGCTGAAGGAAAAGGACAAAAATTTGGAAGGCAATGATCTCCGCGAAGGCATGATGGCGGTCATCAACATTAAGATGTCTGAGGTGGAGTTCGTCGGCCAGACGAAGGACCAGCTCGGCAGCGCGTCTGCACGCGGCGTCGTTGATGCGATTGTGACCGAGAAAATGCAAGTGTTTCTCGAAGAAAATCCGCAGGTTGCCCAGCTGCTGCTCAAGAAGGCTGTTCAGGCTTCAAGGGCGCGGGAAGCGGCGCGCAAGGCGCGGGAAGATATGCGCAGCGGCAAGAAGAAGAGCGAAAGCTCCAATCTTGGCGGCAAGCTGACGCCGGCGCAATCGAAGGATGTTACGCGCAATGAGCTGTTTATCGTCGAAGGCGATTCGGCGGGCGGCTCGGCCAAGCAGGGGCGCGATTCGAAGCATCAGGCGATTTTGCCGCTCAAGGGCAAGCCGATGAATCCGGAGAAAGCCAAGCTGCATGATATTTTGAAAAACGACGAGTACAAAATGATTATCGCCGCTATTGGCGCAGGCGTAGGCCCGGAATTTGAATCCGAGGAATGCAACTATCACAAAATCATTATTATGACGGATGCCGATACGGACGGAGCCCATATCCAGGTGCTGCTTCTAACGTTCTTCTATCGCTATATGAAGCCGCTTATAGACAGCGGACGCGTATATATTGCTCAACCGCCGCTTTACAAGCTGACGCGAAAATCCGGCAAGCTGGAGACGGTGCGTTATGCATGGACGGATGAGCAGCTGCAAAATTATTTAAAGGAATTCGGCAAAAACTTTGAGCTTCAGCGCTATAAAGGACTTGGCGAGATGAATCCCGACCAGCTGTGGGAAACGACGATGAATCCGGAGACGCGGACGATGCTGCAGGTGCAGATCGAGGATGCTGCGAAGGCGGAGCGCCGTGTGTCTGCGCTTATGGGCGACAAAGTTGATCCACGCAAGCGCTGGATTTTGGAAAATGTTGATTTTGCGGAATATGAGGAATAGGAGGCAAGCAGCATGAGCATTTTGGAACAGTTTCTTCCAGCATTTCTTGAAGAAATCGTAGGCGACCGCTTCGGCCGCTACTCTAAATATATTATTCAGGATCGTGCCATACCCGATGTGCGGGATGGCTTGAAGCCGGTACAGCGTCGTATTTTGTACGCGATGTACGATTCCGGCAATACGCCGGACAAGCCATATCGCAAATCTGCGAAGACGGTCGGCGATGTAATGGGCAATTATCACCCACATGGCGATTCATCGATATACGAGGGCATGGTGCGGATGGCCCAGCCTTGGAAAATGGGGCATATCCTCGTTGATGGCCACGGCAACTGGGGTTCGATGGATGATGATCCCGCTGCGGCCATGCGTTATACGGAAGCTAGATTATCTCCGCTAGCCATTGAGCTGCTGAGAGATATTGATAAGCGCACGGTCATGTTCAAGGATAATTTCGATAATACGACCAAAGAGCCGGTTGTGCTGCCGTCTCGCTACCCCAATTTGCTCGTAAATGGGGCCAGCGGCATCTCTGCCGGCTTTGCGACTGAAATACCACCCCATAACTTGCGTGAAGTTATTGATGGCTGTATCACGGTTATGAACCGCCCAGAGACGACGCTCGAAGAGCTGATGCAAATTATTAAAGGGCCTGATTTTCCGACGGGCGGACTCATCATGGGTGAGGAAGGCATACGCGATGCTTATGCGACTGGCAAAGGCCGCATTTATTTGCGCGCCAAGACAGCAATCGAGGACATGCGCGGCGGACGCCAGCAAATTGTCATAACCGAAATTCCTTATCAGGTTGTCAAATCACGCCTTGTGACGGCGATGGAAAATATTCGTCTGGAGAAAAAGGTCGAAGGTATCGCCGAGGTGCGCGATGAGAGCGGTCGCAACGGCCTTCGGATCGTGATCGAGCTGAAGAAGGAAACAGATGCAAACGGCATTTTGGCTTATTTGCTCAAAAAGACGGATTTGCAGGTGGCCTACAGCTTTAATATGGTGGCTATCGTTAATAAAACGCCGCAGCAGCTCGGCATTCGCCAAATGCTGGATGCGTATATTGCCCATCAGAAAGAAGTTGTCACATTCCGTACGCAATATGATCTGGAAAAAGCGGA from the Paenibacillus sp. BIHB 4019 genome contains:
- a CDS encoding TylF/MycF family methyltransferase — protein: MSNNTPKEMYLEMLKKAILFEIWLEHEPGATKENRFQGLDWPLIAHSMIGRIRMNHLHQLMNAVVNNNIEGDFIETGVWRGGTCIFMRGFLKVNGITNRKVIVADSFEGLPAPEARCPIDETSKFHEQDFLRVSLPEVVSNFQKYDLYDDGIIFLKGWFKDTLPAAPTNKIAIARLDGDMYSSTMDALTHLYPKVAIGGFIVIDDYSIGYCAAAVTDFRNAYHITDPLVTIDSTGVYWKKTK
- the parE gene encoding DNA topoisomerase IV subunit B, whose protein sequence is MAEHADVFTQAPAADRNYEADDIQILEGLTAVRKRPGMYIGSTSSSGLHHLVWEIVDNAVDEHLAKFCSAIEVTLHKNGSITVYDNGRGIPTGMHKSGIPTPQVVFTILHAGGKFGGGGYKKSGGLHGVGASVTNALSEWLEVEIFRDGKIHKLRFEYWVDADGKEHVGEPTTGLEVTGTTSRTGTKVTFKPDGRVFQTGTTLNYDTLAERLQEIAFLNSGLKVTIKDDRSGKLDVFHYEGGARQFVEFLNEDKSVLHDVIHFTGEREDIEVEVALQYNDGYTETLASFVNAIPTRGGGTHETGFKTAYTRVMNDYARKAAMLKEKDKNLEGNDLREGMMAVINIKMSEVEFVGQTKDQLGSASARGVVDAIVTEKMQVFLEENPQVAQLLLKKAVQASRAREAARKAREDMRSGKKKSESSNLGGKLTPAQSKDVTRNELFIVEGDSAGGSAKQGRDSKHQAILPLKGKPMNPEKAKLHDILKNDEYKMIIAAIGAGVGPEFESEECNYHKIIIMTDADTDGAHIQVLLLTFFYRYMKPLIDSGRVYIAQPPLYKLTRKSGKLETVRYAWTDEQLQNYLKEFGKNFELQRYKGLGEMNPDQLWETTMNPETRTMLQVQIEDAAKAERRVSALMGDKVDPRKRWILENVDFAEYEE
- a CDS encoding ABC transporter ATP-binding protein, with the protein product MEQSNAVLQVTNLSKKIRGKQIIHDVSFEVRAGEIFGFLGPNGSGKTTTIRMLVDLIKPTSGQIRICGHDVQKQPEQALRHIGSIVENPEMYGYMTGWDNLQYFANMLDDVDEARISEVVEIVSLTERIHEKVKTYSLGMKQRLGIAQALLGRPKLLILDEPTNGLDPLGIKELRAFVRMLAGEGISLFISSHLLSEIQLMCDRVAIIDKGRVLAVGSVDELVQQAGTYVLWQLEPREQGIALLLQGGKAAIVSEEEHRIDESVLASMPGAVVTTMPLEDIAGTVSRLVAEGISVEGVHKAAPTLEELFLNMTEGKSLA
- a CDS encoding ABC transporter permease, with the translated sequence MHKLLLLIENETLKMWKKRRFLVIVLVLLVIIPMFTYAQLTVAQNNKDKFADWRNEVLQQITDMQNRLSSNRIPEEWKKQQRIAVQQLQYYLDHDVNPSSPNGVTFTREFMNNAVGLFIPLLVLTIGSDLVSGERGTGTIKMLLTKPVRRWKVLFSKLAALTLYVSLLVGVMVLLCYLISGMFFGYGGWGLPIFTGFTINGSEVDTSFVHIVPQWLYMLMQTGLVWLSAMTVAILALMVSVLVRSTAASMVIMMASVIAGTILSSMSSSWENAKYLFAVNLNLPTYLEGSPPPIEGMSFSFSLIVLAIWAIAGLIVSFSVFTKQDILN
- a CDS encoding GDSL-type esterase/lipase family protein translates to MRSSKRLGIMIGACSLLITILMLVGIGYAIKDQLFPSVSVQPQVTALPEQTAEKNQLRIVAIGDSLTKGVGDSAGGGYVKQVVDSLAADPDKQAELVNNLGISGLRADQLAENLKTDKGIAYALQQANVILLTIGGNDLFQSLQGAQDSNGTAAAEPNMSLAQVEKGLEEGLKRLDNVLSELHRINPEARVIYIGLYNPFFDVKELRDGSLEVQKWNEKAYDMLHEYSNMTMVPTFDLFEERIGSYLSSDHFHPNHEGYKQIAQRVVQAL